From a single Miscanthus floridulus cultivar M001 chromosome 8, ASM1932011v1, whole genome shotgun sequence genomic region:
- the LOC136471908 gene encoding pentatricopeptide repeat-containing protein At4g30825, chloroplastic-like, translating into MAALRIQTPAGPRELRRRNLASNPVHVGLDLVGFSSWMLSMGDHRCAGSAVVTSHGVGYVGAGRKNCPEAFLKNGVVCSFDDSGVRVSTLCSSLPSEAVSFGSKMSLVNSMGFAQKKKGGKLWRRLQGGKKLVRHRAPKHGLGKDRHGHKSVVKDDDIDAVLSRISKESSIEECNSALIRLEKLSDEKALNFFDWMKVNGKLKGNAHAYHLALQAIAWKEDWKMAELLLREMVADSGCALDARAFNGLIYVCAKRRLDAWATKWFHMMLEREVQPNLSTIGMLMGLYQKTGKLSEAEFTFEKMRNCNIKCVNAYSAMITLYTRLCLFAKSEDTINLMNNDGLVPNMENWLVRLNVYCQQGKMEEAELVLQSMVDEGFTLNVVAYNTLITGYGKSSDMQKANKVFDSLGSAGLAPDETTYRSMVEGFGRANIYEEAILYYRKLKGAGFRANASNFYTMINLLARHDDNETAAEILEDARAAGCQCSSIVTFLVRAYGAVGRMHKVLPILQACFNKKILLDATSCSILVTSFVQNSVLEEALYILREKKWKNSAFEDNLYHILICSCKEGGSYNDAVRIYNQMPKSETHPNPRISCTMIDVFSRMERFADAEAIYLELKASASVLDMIAYSVIVRVYIKARRLEDACSILTEMEKQKEIIPDKYFFLDMLRTYQKCGLLEKLADTYYWIHKSQVECDEGMYNCIINCCGRAIPIDELSRIFDEMIQQGHLANIVTLNVLLDIYGKAGLFNRAEKVFIMARKQGLADIISYNTIIAAYAKGGNFLSMNYFVQMMQDAGFPVSPEAYNCMLDAYGKAGRLEEFASVLQKMKRAKCKFDHYTYNIMINIYGRRGWIADVSNVLAELKDRGVEPDLYSYNTLIKAYGIARMPEDAVKLMQEMRIKGISPDRVTYANLINALQRNENFLEAVKWSLWMKQTGVVGCGARA; encoded by the coding sequence ATGGCTGCCCTGAGGATTCAAACCCCAGCTGGTCCTCGGGAACTCAGAAGGCGCAATCTTGCTAGCAACCCAGTCCATGTGGGGCTAGATTTGGTTGGGTTTAGTTCCTGGATGTTGTCAATGGGGGACCACAGGTGTGCAGGCAGCGCAGTCGTCACAAGCCATGGTGTTGGATATGTTGGTGCTGGGAGGAAGAACTGTCCAGAGGCATTCTTGAAGAATGGTGTGGTCTGCTCTTTCGATGATAGTGGTGTCAGGGTGTCTACGCTGTGTTCATCTCTTCCATCTGAAGCTGTAAGTTTCGGCAGCAAAATGTCATTAGTTAATTCAATGGGCTTTGCACAGAAGAAGAAAGGGGGTAAGTTATGGCGGAGATTACAGGGTGGTAAGAAATTGGTAAGGCATAGAGCTCCGAAGCATGGCCTGGGAAAGGACAGGCATGGTCACAAATCTGTAGTTAAGGATGATGATATTGATGCTGTTTTGTCCAGGATAAGCAAGGAGTCCAGCATTGAAGAGTGCAATTCTGCTCTGATCCGTCTTGAGAAGCTCAGCGATGAGAAGGCTCTTAACTTCTTTGATTGGATGAAGGTTAATGGGAAGCTTAAGGGGAATGCTCATGCATATCACCTAGCTCTCCAAGCCATTGCCTGGAAGGAGGACTGGAAGATGGCTGAGCTGTTGCTTCGTGAAATGGTTGCTGATTCAGGTTGCGCATTGGATGCTCGAGCATTTAATGGACTGATATATGTTTGTGCTAAAAGGAGGCTTGATGCTTGGGCAACAAAGTGGTTTCACATGATGCTTGAGAGAGAAGTGCAGCCAAACTTGTCTACCATTGGTATGCTTATGGGCCTTTACCAGAAGACTGGGAAACTATCCGAGGCTGAATTCACTTTCGAAAAAATGAGGAATTGCAATATCAAGTGTGTTAATGCTTACTCAGCCATGATTACTTTGTATACACGTTTATGCCTTTTTGCCAAGTCTGAGGATACTATTAATCTAATGAACAATGATGGGCTAGTTCCAAACATGGAAAATTGGTTGGTGCGGTTGAATGTATACTGCCAACAGGGTAAAATGGAGGAGGCCGAATTGGTCTTGCAGTCCATGGTTGACGAAGGATTCACCCTGAATGTTGTAGCGTACAATACTTTAATTACAGGATATGGAAAAAGTTCTGATATGCAGAAGGCAAACAAAGTGTTTGATAGCCTTGGTAGTGCAGGTTTAGCTCCTGATGAAACCACCTATAGATCAATGGTAGAAGGTTTTGGTAGAGCAAACATATATGAAGAGGCAATTTTGTACTACAGGAAGCTCAAGGGTGCTGGCTTCCGAGCAAATGCATCCAACTTTTACACTATGATCAACCTACTAGCAAGACATGATGACAATGAAACTGCAGCTGAAATTCTGGAGGACGCGAGGGCAGCAGGCTGTCAGTGTTCATCAATTGTTACTTTTCTTGTTCGGGCTTATGGAGCAGTAGGAAGAATGCATAAGGTTCTTCCGATTCTACAAGCTTGTTTCAACAAGAAGATTTTGCTTGATGCTACCTCATGCTCTATTTTAGTAACATCATTTGTTCAAAATTCTGTACTGGAAGAAGCTTTGTACATTCTGCGTGAAAAGAAGTGGAAAAATTCTGCTTTTGAAGACAACTTATATCATATATTGATATGTTCTTGCAAAGAGGGTGGCAGTTACAATGATGCTGTTAGGATATACAATCAGATGCCTAAGTCTGAAACACATCCAAATCCCCGTATTTCTTGCACAATGATTGATGTTTTCAGCAGGATGGAGAGGTTTGCCGATGCTGAAGCTATTTACCTTGAACTGAAGGCTTCAGCTTCTGTACTTGATATGATTGCTTACAGTGTCATTGTGAGGGTGTACATTAAAGCACGGCGACTAGAGGATGCTTGTTCAATTTTGACAGAAATGGAGAAACAAAAAGAAATAATTCCTGATAAATACTTTTTTCTTGACATGCTTCGGACTTACCAAAAATGTGGTCTTCTCGAGAAGTTGGCTGATACATATTACTGGATACATAAGAGTCAAGTTGAATGTGATGAAGGCATGTATAACTGCATTATTAATTGCTGTGGGCGGGCCATACCTATTGATGAGCTGTCCAGAATTTTTGATGAAATGATTCAACAGGGACACTTAGCAAATATTGTTACCCTCAATGTATTGCTAGATATATATGGAAAAGCTGGGCTTTTTAACAGGGCTGAAAAGGTCTTTATCATGGCTCGCAAGCAGGGCCTGGCAGATATCATATCATACAATACCATTATTGCTGCATATGCAAAAGGCGGCAATTTTCTTAGTATGAATTATTTTGTCCAAATGATGCAGGATGCAGGGTTTCCTGTTTCTCCTGAGGCGTACAATTGCATGCTGGATGCTTATGGAAAGGCCGGGCGATTGGAAGAGTTTGCTTCTGTTTTGCAGAAAATGAAGAGAGCAAAATGCAAGTTTGATCACTACACTTACAATATAATGATCAATATTTATGGGAGAAGGGGTTGGATAGCAGATGTTTCGAATGTTCTTGCAGAGCTAAAGGACCGAGGTGTGGAGCCAGATTTGTACAGTTACAATACCTTGATAAAAGCATATGGGATAGCAAGAATGCCTGAGGATGCTGTCAAACTGATGCAAGAGATGAGGATTAAAGGCATCAGTCCTGATCGGGTGACATACGCTAACCTCATTAATGCCCTACAAAGGAATGAAAATTTCCTAGAAGCTGTTAAATGGTCTCTCTGGATGAAGCAAACAGGAGTGGTAGGGTGTGGAGCTCGAGCCTGA